From the genome of Schaalia dentiphila ATCC 17982, one region includes:
- a CDS encoding ABC transporter substrate-binding protein — translation MRPTISKFLALGATASAFALLAGACGSGSTSSGGGASSDQVHQMYTWVSTDNDRAQWQSFVDAAKEKDPNFTLTFDGPAFNDYWTKVKTRMVASDAPCILTTQAARAQELSGLLEPLDSYMEAAGIKASDYNAAMMQGMTVDGHVLALPYDAEPDVLYYNREMFEKAGLQAPSTSYTTEQFLKDAKALTGDGKYGIAVKPSLLGNAPGDFGIAFGGQVSKDGKNTLTDPKFVEGVQFAFDLVHKEQVAVAPNAADNDGPAQTAFTSGTAAMIVDGPWMYGSFEKELGDKLGVAVLPTPTGQPRAVIQGSGFGIAKSCPDKQAAFNVLKELVTPEVIGTVADKQGTVPSVESAMDKWAANKPEDSAEAVRILLENGTPLVTTSTWNQINTSFQQYSPEGFRGTKTAQDILADLQNSAG, via the coding sequence GTGCGCCCCACTATCTCCAAGTTCCTCGCACTCGGTGCAACCGCCTCGGCCTTCGCCCTGCTCGCAGGTGCGTGCGGCTCGGGAAGCACCAGCTCTGGCGGTGGTGCTAGCTCGGACCAGGTCCACCAGATGTACACCTGGGTCTCCACCGACAACGACCGCGCCCAGTGGCAGTCCTTCGTTGACGCGGCCAAGGAGAAGGATCCCAACTTCACCCTGACCTTCGACGGCCCGGCCTTCAACGACTACTGGACCAAGGTCAAGACCCGCATGGTTGCCTCGGACGCGCCCTGCATCCTCACCACGCAGGCCGCCCGCGCCCAGGAGCTGTCCGGCCTGCTGGAGCCTCTCGACTCCTACATGGAAGCCGCCGGCATCAAGGCCTCCGACTACAACGCTGCGATGATGCAGGGCATGACGGTGGACGGACATGTTCTGGCTCTGCCCTACGACGCCGAGCCCGACGTCCTGTACTACAACCGTGAGATGTTCGAGAAGGCCGGCCTGCAGGCCCCCTCGACCTCCTACACGACCGAGCAGTTCCTCAAGGACGCCAAGGCTCTGACTGGTGACGGCAAGTACGGCATCGCCGTCAAGCCGTCCCTCCTGGGCAACGCCCCCGGTGACTTCGGCATCGCATTCGGCGGCCAGGTCTCCAAGGATGGCAAGAACACTCTGACGGATCCCAAGTTCGTTGAGGGCGTCCAGTTCGCCTTCGACCTGGTCCACAAGGAGCAGGTCGCGGTTGCCCCGAACGCTGCCGACAACGATGGCCCGGCGCAGACCGCCTTCACCTCCGGCACCGCCGCGATGATCGTGGACGGCCCGTGGATGTACGGCTCCTTCGAGAAGGAGCTGGGCGATAAGCTCGGCGTCGCGGTCCTGCCGACCCCCACTGGCCAGCCCCGTGCGGTCATCCAGGGTTCCGGCTTCGGCATCGCGAAGTCCTGCCCGGACAAGCAGGCTGCGTTCAACGTTCTGAAGGAGCTCGTGACCCCCGAGGTCATCGGCACCGTCGCTGACAAGCAGGGCACCGTTCCCTCCGTCGAGTCCGCGATGGACAAGTGGGCGGCCAACAAGCCCGAGGACAGCGCCGAGGCCGTGCGGATCCTCCTCGAGAATGGCACCCCGCTCGTGACCACCTCGACGTGGAACCAGATCAACACGTCCTTCCAGCAGTACTCGCCTGAGGGCTTCCGCGGCACCAAGACCGCTCAGGACATCCTCGCCGATCTGCAGAACTCCGCTGGCTGA
- a CDS encoding ATP-dependent DNA helicase: protein MALSAMQIQAIVDATKTPTHEQVRVIEAPRRPLLVVAGAGSGKTETMSMRVLWLLANHPDLSPSSILGLTFTRKAAGELGERLRERIRLLSREMPQLRERLDEDPVSLTYNSFAERIVSEHGMRIGIDPDFSMLSEAGALDLMLQIVEAWPTDLDEDLTPLGAVGQILHLAGEFAEHGYTVESAREALVGFGRELEQVRETNDDARRLLRANRRRIAFLDPIAEYQKRKRDMGVLDFSDQLVLATRIVREAPAVRESLREEFRAVLLDEFQDTSVIQMDMLSMLFGDHAVTAVGDPNQAIYGWRGASASSLESFLDRFQTGEAQESQTLTLSTAWRNDEAILDAANRVAAPLREVAAYQEGKEHLKAQSPVLVARDGAGPGHVDVAYAPDYEAALGAVVDFARSVRSHASEGGKRRTVAVLCRRRKDFAYVDAALRDAGIPTEIVGLGGLLDQPAVQDVRAALELAYDVEASPWLARLLVGIDLGATDLMALGDWSRVLARTEGTNPHQAVLLDAVDSPPEPGWAAEGRPAISEEAVRRVRLLGERLRQVREGVGRSVTEQVERAILIMGTLDDVIADPLSMGGRAALDEFIAVTAAYEKDTPGASLGSFLAYLRMADEREDGLEAPLGEPDPRAVQIMTVHASKGLEWDCVVVFGLSDGIFPSHDKRKTVSWLDEPPIATAWLTDAGALPHPLRGDRADLPPFLLDVEGESKPSAAYSKWVKGHYGRSLGVHAEREERRLAYVAMTRARSIQLLVGSWIYRTGSTTRQPSRYLMEARAQLFGDAPDLVDDTLVRVGDRGVWARGDWRSLGIESVSGAGVCLIAPEPGDEDIVDSGAGAASVFFPEEPGPSRQRVAAAAQAVEAQIRDLAQDQDVYEALAQLGDDPLVRDTVALIEEYHLGLETPVVDLWAERVPATSVSALLQDADEFARDMRRPMPARPSSFSALGTVFHAWVERELHLASADPASEITTGNEVSAGEDATLAGGDDAADEALLTDGERERLERLRANFRAFVANELSDYRAVAIEEAFSVQVGGVSVQGRIDAVFERVRGDGPRYLVVDWKSGRPVSAATKPDKVAYFVTQLRLYQRAWAARMGVDASKVGAMVAFLAGPSHHTLESLEAMLGEGAASLDEALRDVLDL from the coding sequence ATGGCTCTGAGTGCCATGCAGATTCAGGCAATCGTCGACGCGACGAAGACCCCGACGCACGAGCAGGTGCGCGTCATCGAGGCCCCGCGACGCCCGCTCCTCGTCGTGGCGGGCGCGGGGTCGGGTAAGACCGAGACCATGTCGATGCGTGTGCTGTGGCTCCTCGCCAACCACCCCGACCTGAGCCCGTCCTCGATCCTCGGCCTCACCTTCACGCGCAAGGCAGCCGGCGAGCTGGGGGAGCGCCTGCGCGAACGCATCCGGCTTCTCTCACGCGAGATGCCGCAGCTGCGCGAGCGCCTCGACGAGGACCCCGTGTCCCTCACCTACAACTCCTTCGCCGAACGCATCGTGTCCGAGCACGGGATGCGTATCGGCATCGACCCCGATTTCTCGATGCTCTCCGAGGCCGGGGCTCTGGACCTCATGCTGCAGATTGTCGAGGCGTGGCCCACCGACCTCGACGAGGATCTCACGCCCCTGGGGGCAGTCGGACAGATCCTGCACCTGGCAGGCGAGTTCGCCGAGCATGGCTACACGGTGGAGAGCGCCCGCGAGGCCCTCGTGGGCTTTGGCCGCGAGCTCGAACAGGTGCGCGAGACGAACGACGACGCACGGCGCCTGCTGCGGGCGAACCGCCGCCGCATCGCCTTCCTCGACCCCATCGCGGAGTATCAGAAGCGCAAGCGCGACATGGGCGTGCTGGACTTTTCCGACCAGCTCGTCCTGGCCACGCGTATCGTGCGCGAGGCCCCGGCGGTTCGCGAGTCGCTGCGCGAAGAGTTCCGCGCGGTCCTCCTCGACGAGTTCCAGGACACGTCCGTCATCCAGATGGACATGCTGTCCATGCTGTTCGGCGACCACGCTGTCACCGCGGTGGGCGACCCGAATCAGGCTATTTACGGCTGGAGGGGGGCCTCGGCCTCGTCGCTGGAGTCCTTCCTGGATCGATTCCAGACGGGGGAAGCACAGGAGAGCCAGACGCTCACCCTGTCCACGGCTTGGCGCAACGACGAGGCGATCCTGGACGCGGCGAATCGCGTGGCTGCGCCCCTGCGTGAGGTCGCCGCGTATCAGGAGGGCAAAGAGCACCTCAAGGCCCAGTCGCCCGTCCTGGTCGCGCGAGACGGAGCGGGGCCCGGGCATGTCGATGTCGCGTACGCCCCTGACTACGAGGCCGCGCTGGGTGCCGTCGTCGACTTCGCCCGCAGCGTGCGCTCCCATGCGAGCGAGGGCGGCAAGCGGCGCACGGTCGCGGTGCTGTGCAGGCGCCGCAAGGACTTCGCGTACGTGGACGCTGCCCTGCGTGACGCCGGTATCCCGACGGAGATCGTGGGACTCGGCGGTCTGCTCGACCAGCCCGCCGTGCAGGACGTGCGCGCCGCGCTGGAGCTGGCTTATGACGTTGAGGCCTCCCCGTGGCTGGCGCGCCTGCTGGTGGGCATCGACCTGGGGGCCACGGACCTGATGGCGCTGGGCGACTGGTCGCGCGTCCTCGCCCGCACGGAGGGGACAAACCCCCACCAGGCGGTCCTTTTGGATGCGGTGGATTCTCCGCCGGAGCCGGGGTGGGCGGCCGAGGGGCGGCCCGCGATCAGCGAGGAGGCGGTGCGCCGCGTGCGGCTCCTCGGCGAGCGCCTGCGGCAGGTCCGCGAGGGCGTGGGGCGCTCGGTCACCGAGCAGGTCGAGAGGGCGATCCTCATCATGGGCACGTTGGACGACGTGATCGCCGATCCGCTGTCGATGGGCGGGCGCGCGGCCCTCGACGAGTTCATCGCGGTGACGGCGGCCTACGAGAAGGATACGCCGGGGGCTTCCCTCGGCTCGTTCCTGGCCTACCTGCGCATGGCCGACGAGCGAGAGGACGGACTCGAGGCTCCCCTGGGGGAGCCGGATCCGCGCGCCGTGCAGATCATGACGGTCCATGCTTCCAAGGGACTCGAGTGGGATTGCGTCGTCGTCTTCGGGTTGAGTGACGGCATCTTCCCGTCGCACGACAAGCGCAAGACTGTGTCGTGGCTGGATGAGCCGCCGATCGCTACTGCCTGGTTGACGGATGCGGGCGCGTTGCCGCACCCGCTGCGCGGGGATCGCGCGGATCTGCCGCCGTTCTTGCTGGACGTGGAGGGGGAGTCCAAGCCCTCTGCTGCGTATTCGAAGTGGGTGAAGGGGCACTACGGGCGCTCCCTGGGAGTGCACGCGGAGCGCGAGGAGCGCCGCCTGGCGTACGTGGCGATGACGCGCGCTCGGAGCATCCAGCTCCTCGTGGGCTCGTGGATCTATCGGACGGGTTCGACCACGAGGCAGCCCTCCCGCTACCTGATGGAGGCGCGCGCGCAGCTGTTCGGTGATGCGCCGGACCTGGTCGACGACACGCTCGTGCGCGTGGGGGACCGCGGCGTGTGGGCCAGGGGCGATTGGCGCAGCCTGGGGATCGAATCGGTGTCCGGTGCCGGAGTATGCCTGATCGCGCCGGAGCCCGGCGACGAGGACATCGTCGACAGCGGGGCCGGTGCGGCGTCGGTGTTCTTCCCGGAGGAGCCCGGCCCCTCGCGCCAGAGGGTCGCCGCGGCCGCGCAGGCCGTCGAGGCGCAGATTCGCGACCTGGCGCAGGATCAGGATGTGTACGAGGCCTTGGCGCAGTTGGGGGATGACCCACTGGTGCGCGATACGGTCGCACTCATCGAGGAATATCATCTGGGGCTTGAGACGCCGGTCGTGGACCTGTGGGCCGAGCGCGTACCCGCGACGTCCGTGTCGGCGCTCCTGCAGGACGCGGATGAGTTCGCGCGAGATATGCGCCGACCCATGCCTGCTCGCCCCAGCTCGTTCTCCGCGCTGGGCACGGTGTTTCACGCGTGGGTGGAGCGCGAGCTTCACCTCGCGAGCGCGGATCCGGCCTCGGAGATCACCACGGGCAACGAGGTGAGCGCGGGTGAGGACGCCACGCTGGCCGGCGGTGACGACGCGGCGGACGAGGCCCTGTTGACGGACGGTGAGCGCGAGCGCCTGGAGCGGCTGCGCGCCAACTTCCGTGCCTTTGTCGCGAACGAGCTGTCGGACTACCGGGCCGTCGCGATCGAGGAGGCCTTCTCAGTTCAGGTGGGCGGCGTGTCCGTCCAGGGCCGCATTGATGCCGTGTTCGAGCGCGTGCGCGGCGATGGTCCCCGCTACCTGGTCGTCGACTGGAAGAGTGGACGCCCGGTGAGTGCCGCGACCAAGCCGGACAAGGTCGCGTACTTCGTGACTCAGTTGCGCCTGTACCAGCGCGCGTGGGCGGCCCGTATGGGCGTGGACGCCTCCAAGGTGGGGGCGATGGTCGCATTCCTGGCGGGCCCCTCGCACCACACGCTCGAGAGCCTCGAGGCCATGCTGGGGGAGGGCGCCGCATCCCTGGACGAGGCGCTGCGCGATGTTTTGGATCTTTAA
- a CDS encoding UrvD/REP family ATP-dependent DNA helicase, which produces MSEIKVRLRSRNADWWRLPELNANQRAVVDAARSGDVIARGAPSSGRSTCALAVFEEAAAQGRSALILAPDRTRADVLTPRAQALGPDAVRPVRTPASFAYQVVATWRTQRDVPLEGVELVTGAAQDQMLAEALESVDAPWPEDIGPQMRAMPAFRGELRNLVARAGEAGMDASSLSEAGARFGRPEWQGAGAIIAALEEGHERSPEYPRTLRVDLSRIQALAADLIDAWEQDAPKRGVQAPCPVPDVVIVDDLQDCTPSTLRLLRACRGAGARIVAFSDSDVAVAGYRGGEPHLDRRLASALGVEIAELGQVYDMSRAVRELARQACARIAQSGSPARREAGVADDAPEGALVTHLGATPSQMGALIARALRSHHLHDGIDFSDQVVIVRSSSMVAETSRYLARGGVPVAGGGRAFDFATQPTTRLLLDLVTMPTGTSDTDVAQRRELAERLLPSPLVRADALAIHRLLRRLNAARAQAAEEAGGESAPIPLTAADLVSDPQTWRPFIEQAEQAGGKRARAATMLARPLETAARLWELGMSGSVRPQERLWSLWEASGVAGEWRSRAIASDDSSGWYDDQLDAVVALLRVADVWEQRNPAGSAVGFASELLAGSVPIDTISRVGVRPGGVEVLTPAQAMGRHWQVVVLAGLQDGAWPNLRLRDRILRADLLADVGAGRVAVGEDGREELIDSTRAARRAVLDDEYRLFVAAVTRSRSIVHAGAVRSEDAAPSVFFDLVAYLAGTHRENDIVPVDPVEAPLSLSGHIADLRARAANSDEPADAQLAATLLALMAREGIASAQPHRWLGAGGTPTSAQDYRGQIVLSPSQFERALACPLRWFLTTIGADAPSNAAASLGTLVHAVAEEHPHGTPEELTEALEARIEELGYNLDTWAGRVSDRHAREIVNNLASYVVGVPGEVTVEQTVSSEVEGVTIRGRMDRLEQVDEGVRVTDLKTGKSGYTKASVAENPQLAAYQMAMLASGEKVAGARIALLGGSKPQIYDQPALQGEELERWRESVREVALSARGPYFEARPSQEACRYCSFDRLCPARERGRKVVE; this is translated from the coding sequence ATGAGCGAAATCAAGGTCAGGTTGCGTAGCCGCAACGCCGATTGGTGGCGTCTGCCGGAGCTGAACGCGAACCAGCGTGCGGTCGTGGACGCGGCGCGCTCGGGCGACGTGATTGCGCGCGGCGCCCCGTCCTCGGGCCGCTCGACGTGTGCCCTGGCCGTGTTTGAGGAGGCGGCCGCCCAGGGCCGCTCCGCGCTGATTCTCGCTCCCGATCGCACGCGTGCCGACGTGCTGACCCCGCGCGCGCAGGCGCTTGGTCCGGATGCGGTGCGCCCGGTGCGTACCCCTGCCTCTTTCGCCTATCAGGTGGTGGCTACGTGGCGCACCCAGCGCGACGTGCCCTTGGAGGGCGTGGAGCTGGTGACGGGCGCGGCCCAGGACCAGATGCTCGCCGAGGCCCTGGAGTCGGTGGATGCACCGTGGCCCGAGGACATTGGACCGCAGATGCGCGCGATGCCGGCCTTCCGCGGGGAGTTGCGCAACCTGGTGGCCCGCGCGGGCGAGGCCGGGATGGACGCGTCCTCCCTGTCCGAGGCCGGGGCCCGGTTCGGTCGTCCGGAGTGGCAGGGCGCGGGTGCGATTATTGCTGCGCTGGAGGAGGGGCACGAGCGTTCCCCGGAGTATCCGCGCACGCTGCGCGTGGACCTGTCGCGTATCCAGGCGCTCGCGGCCGATCTGATAGACGCATGGGAGCAGGATGCGCCGAAGCGCGGTGTACAGGCGCCGTGTCCGGTGCCCGATGTGGTGATCGTTGATGACCTGCAGGATTGCACGCCCTCGACGCTGAGGCTGCTGCGAGCCTGTCGCGGCGCGGGTGCCCGGATCGTTGCCTTCTCGGATTCCGATGTGGCCGTGGCTGGGTATCGCGGCGGCGAGCCGCACCTGGACCGCAGGCTTGCCAGTGCTCTTGGTGTCGAGATCGCGGAGCTCGGCCAGGTCTACGACATGTCCCGTGCCGTGCGCGAGCTGGCGCGCCAGGCATGCGCGCGCATCGCACAGTCCGGCTCGCCCGCCCGGCGCGAGGCCGGCGTCGCGGACGACGCTCCTGAGGGCGCTTTGGTCACCCACTTGGGCGCTACTCCCTCGCAGATGGGGGCACTCATCGCGCGAGCCCTCAGGTCCCACCACCTGCACGACGGCATCGACTTTTCGGATCAGGTCGTTATCGTGCGCAGCTCCTCGATGGTTGCCGAAACTAGCCGCTATCTGGCGCGCGGAGGCGTGCCCGTCGCGGGCGGCGGACGTGCCTTCGACTTCGCGACCCAGCCGACGACGCGCCTGCTCCTGGACCTGGTGACCATGCCGACGGGGACGAGCGACACGGACGTGGCCCAGCGCCGCGAACTCGCCGAGCGCCTCCTGCCCTCGCCCCTCGTGCGAGCCGACGCCCTCGCCATCCACCGTCTGCTGCGTCGCCTGAACGCCGCGCGCGCCCAGGCTGCCGAGGAAGCGGGCGGCGAATCCGCGCCGATCCCGCTGACGGCTGCCGACCTCGTCAGTGACCCGCAGACGTGGAGGCCGTTCATCGAACAGGCCGAGCAGGCGGGCGGCAAGCGCGCCCGCGCAGCCACCATGCTCGCGCGGCCCCTCGAGACCGCCGCGCGCCTGTGGGAGCTGGGGATGAGCGGCAGTGTGCGCCCACAGGAACGCCTGTGGTCCCTCTGGGAGGCATCCGGGGTGGCCGGCGAGTGGCGCTCGCGGGCCATCGCGTCGGATGACTCGTCGGGCTGGTACGACGATCAGCTGGACGCCGTCGTGGCACTCCTGCGCGTGGCCGACGTGTGGGAGCAGCGCAACCCCGCTGGCTCCGCCGTGGGCTTCGCATCGGAGCTGCTGGCCGGCTCGGTCCCCATCGACACGATTTCGCGCGTGGGCGTGCGCCCGGGCGGCGTCGAGGTCCTCACCCCCGCGCAGGCGATGGGTCGCCACTGGCAGGTCGTCGTCCTCGCGGGCCTGCAGGACGGGGCCTGGCCGAACCTGCGCCTGCGCGACCGGATTCTGCGCGCTGACCTCCTCGCGGACGTGGGCGCGGGCCGTGTCGCCGTGGGAGAGGATGGGCGCGAGGAGCTCATCGACTCGACGAGAGCAGCCCGTCGCGCGGTGCTGGATGATGAGTATCGCCTCTTCGTCGCGGCTGTGACGCGCTCTCGCAGCATCGTGCACGCCGGCGCGGTGCGCTCGGAGGACGCGGCGCCCTCAGTGTTTTTCGACCTGGTGGCGTACCTGGCTGGCACCCATCGAGAGAACGACATCGTCCCGGTGGATCCGGTCGAGGCGCCGCTGTCCCTGTCCGGGCACATCGCGGACCTGCGGGCGCGTGCGGCTAACTCCGACGAGCCGGCTGACGCCCAGCTCGCCGCCACCCTCCTGGCCCTCATGGCTCGCGAGGGGATTGCTTCCGCGCAGCCGCACCGGTGGCTGGGCGCGGGTGGCACGCCGACCAGCGCGCAGGACTACCGCGGGCAGATCGTCCTGTCGCCGTCGCAATTCGAACGCGCGCTGGCATGCCCGCTGCGGTGGTTCCTCACCACGATCGGAGCCGATGCACCGTCGAACGCGGCCGCCAGCCTCGGCACCCTCGTCCACGCGGTCGCCGAGGAGCATCCGCACGGAACCCCCGAGGAGCTCACCGAGGCACTGGAGGCGCGTATCGAGGAGCTGGGCTACAACCTGGACACGTGGGCTGGTCGCGTCTCCGACCGCCACGCGCGCGAGATCGTGAACAACCTGGCCTCCTACGTCGTCGGCGTACCCGGTGAGGTCACGGTGGAACAGACGGTATCGTCCGAGGTTGAGGGCGTGACCATCCGGGGCCGGATGGACCGACTCGAGCAGGTGGACGAGGGCGTTCGCGTCACTGACCTGAAGACCGGTAAGAGCGGTTACACGAAGGCCAGCGTCGCAGAAAACCCGCAGCTGGCCGCCTACCAGATGGCCATGCTCGCCTCGGGCGAAAAGGTCGCGGGGGCTCGCATCGCACTGCTGGGCGGCTCCAAGCCACAGATCTACGATCAGCCTGCGCTCCAGGGCGAGGAGCTGGAGCGGTGGCGCGAGTCGGTGCGCGAGGTGGCACTCAGCGCCCGTGGCCCGTACTTCGAGGCGAGGCCCTCGCAGGAGGCCTGCCGATACTGCTCATTCGACCGGCTGTGCCCGGCGCGCGAGCGCGGCCGCAAGGTGGTGGAGTGA
- a CDS encoding DUF3107 domain-containing protein, producing MEIFIGIRDNTRQLALDVDMTENELMAKVNEALISAHGVLDITDTKGQRTLVPAHALGYVQIANKTERRVGFAIH from the coding sequence ATGGAGATCTTCATCGGCATCCGCGACAACACGCGCCAGCTCGCCCTCGACGTCGACATGACCGAAAACGAACTCATGGCGAAGGTCAACGAGGCCCTCATCTCCGCCCACGGCGTCCTCGATATCACGGACACGAAGGGCCAGCGCACCCTCGTACCCGCACACGCCCTCGGCTACGTGCAGATCGCCAACAAGACCGAACGCCGCGTCGGTTTCGCAATCCACTGA
- a CDS encoding ferritin-like fold-containing protein — translation MAHEFDSVPADDAEVLGILAYSSLAFMTRLAKDGEQAPTFEAHVEHARMAAQCFKLYQQLEVWSAHRGFDLLAAGNAFSGAYDDLDARTRPTTFAERAVKTFITRGMLGDMLIRVAKVHGLFEGIEDVWPFEQGHWVRAHLGPQIEADEQLSARLSLWGRRVAGEALGLVRATLFTYPSLAASPENVDEITEYVIKRHGERMKDIHLKA, via the coding sequence ATGGCACACGAGTTTGATTCCGTCCCCGCCGACGACGCCGAAGTCCTTGGTATTCTCGCCTATTCGTCGCTCGCGTTCATGACGCGCCTGGCGAAGGATGGTGAGCAGGCCCCTACGTTCGAGGCCCACGTGGAGCATGCGCGCATGGCCGCGCAGTGCTTCAAGCTTTATCAGCAGCTTGAGGTGTGGAGTGCGCACCGCGGCTTTGATCTGCTGGCGGCCGGTAACGCGTTCTCGGGAGCGTACGACGACCTGGATGCGCGCACGCGTCCGACGACGTTCGCGGAGCGGGCTGTCAAGACGTTCATTACCCGCGGCATGCTGGGCGACATGCTGATCCGCGTCGCGAAGGTGCACGGCCTGTTCGAGGGCATCGAGGACGTGTGGCCATTCGAGCAGGGGCACTGGGTGCGCGCGCACCTGGGCCCGCAGATCGAGGCTGACGAGCAGCTGTCTGCGCGCCTGTCCCTGTGGGGGCGCCGCGTGGCGGGCGAGGCCCTCGGCCTGGTGCGCGCGACGCTGTTCACCTACCCGTCGCTGGCTGCGTCCCCGGAGAACGTCGATGAGATCACGGAGTACGTGATCAAGCGTCACGGGGAGCGCATGAAGGACATTCACCTGAAGGCCTGA
- a CDS encoding DEAD/DEAH box helicase, which yields MTNTSTEATVPTTDVDTTEKATPASSVEYSAGVVRLGNIKPAAPEVEEATPDISGKGEDLDKKSFADFGVTDPIVDALEDQGITHPFPIQALTLGPALERHDIIGQAKTGTGKTLGFGIPVLEDVIAPDEEGYEDLLNPNKPQALIILPTRELTKQVAQDLREAAKYLSTRIVEIYGGVAFEPQIEALERGADIVVGTPGRLIDLLRKGHLHLSGVETVVLDEADEMLDLGFLPDVETLLSRVPENRHTMLFSATMPGPVVALARRFMVQPTHIRAQDPDDQNQTVNTVKQVIYRVHAMNKVEVVARILQAEGRGRTVIFCRTKRTAARLGEDLTARGFAVGSLHGDLGQGAREQALRAFRNGKVDVLVATDVAARGIDVDDVTHVINYQCPEDEKIYIHRIGRTGRAGNSGTAVTFVDWDDTPRWSLISKALGLGVPDPLETYHTSPHLFTDLHIPEGTTGRLPRAKRTRAGLDAEVLEDLGGSSPRREGRGRGSRGGSRGASRGGRGRSARSGGTSDSARGSRSRGSQDGDRTLNAGKGGRSDRGTRGRGRGEHSQHAGEASEGAPRARKRIRRRKGAE from the coding sequence GTGACCAACACGAGCACTGAGGCAACTGTGCCCACCACCGACGTTGACACCACCGAGAAGGCCACCCCGGCCTCGTCCGTCGAATACTCCGCAGGCGTCGTCCGCCTCGGCAACATCAAGCCCGCAGCCCCCGAGGTCGAAGAGGCCACCCCGGACATTTCCGGCAAGGGCGAGGACCTCGACAAGAAGTCCTTCGCAGACTTCGGCGTCACCGACCCGATCGTCGACGCCCTCGAAGACCAGGGCATCACGCATCCCTTCCCGATCCAGGCCCTGACGCTTGGCCCCGCGCTGGAGCGCCACGACATCATCGGCCAGGCCAAGACCGGCACCGGCAAGACCCTCGGCTTCGGCATCCCCGTCCTCGAGGACGTCATCGCGCCCGACGAAGAGGGCTACGAGGACCTCCTCAACCCGAACAAGCCGCAGGCGCTCATCATCCTGCCGACCCGCGAGCTCACCAAGCAGGTCGCCCAGGACCTGCGCGAGGCCGCCAAGTACCTGTCGACCCGCATCGTCGAAATCTACGGCGGCGTCGCCTTCGAGCCCCAGATCGAGGCTCTCGAGCGTGGCGCCGACATCGTCGTGGGCACGCCCGGCCGCCTCATCGACCTGCTGCGTAAGGGCCACCTGCACCTGTCCGGCGTCGAGACCGTCGTCCTCGACGAGGCCGACGAGATGCTCGACCTGGGCTTCCTGCCCGACGTCGAAACGCTGCTCAGCCGCGTCCCCGAGAACCGCCACACCATGCTGTTCTCCGCGACCATGCCCGGCCCCGTCGTGGCCCTCGCCCGCCGCTTCATGGTCCAGCCGACCCACATCCGCGCGCAGGATCCCGACGACCAGAACCAGACCGTCAACACGGTCAAGCAGGTCATCTACCGCGTTCACGCCATGAACAAGGTCGAGGTCGTCGCCCGTATCCTCCAGGCGGAGGGGCGCGGCCGGACCGTCATCTTCTGCCGCACCAAGCGCACGGCTGCCCGCCTGGGCGAGGACCTGACCGCCCGCGGTTTCGCGGTCGGCTCGCTGCACGGCGACCTGGGGCAGGGCGCGCGCGAGCAGGCTCTGCGCGCCTTCCGTAACGGCAAGGTCGACGTCCTGGTCGCCACCGACGTCGCTGCACGAGGCATCGACGTCGACGACGTCACGCACGTCATCAACTACCAGTGCCCCGAAGACGAGAAGATCTACATCCACCGCATCGGTCGCACGGGCCGCGCGGGCAACTCGGGCACGGCCGTCACCTTCGTTGACTGGGACGATACGCCGCGCTGGTCGCTCATCTCCAAGGCCCTGGGCCTGGGTGTGCCGGATCCGCTCGAGACCTACCACACCTCCCCCCACCTGTTCACCGACCTGCATATCCCGGAGGGCACGACCGGTCGTCTGCCGCGCGCCAAGCGCACACGCGCCGGCCTGGATGCGGAGGTGTTGGAGGACCTGGGCGGTTCGTCTCCTCGCCGCGAGGGCCGAGGCCGTGGCTCGCGCGGCGGGTCCCGAGGCGCCTCTCGGGGTGGCCGTGGGCGTTCGGCGCGTTCGGGCGGCACTTCGGATTCAGCGCGCGGCTCTCGGTCGCGCGGTTCCCAGGACGGGGATCGCACGCTGAACGCCGGTAAGGGGGGTCGATCGGATCGCGGTACGCGTGGCCGTGGCCGCGGCGAGCACTCGCAGCATGCGGGTGAGGCGTCTGAGGGCGCGCCCCGCGCCCGCAAGCGCATCCGCCGCCGCAAGGGCGCCGAGTGA